A single Vespula vulgaris chromosome 3, iyVesVulg1.1, whole genome shotgun sequence DNA region contains:
- the LOC127062385 gene encoding teneurin-m isoform X7: MSRLNGRLPGSHAASDHERDPDLEPSCLVRTPSGNFYNIPKIPKNEYNNKNQSTGNSPIKVELQNNMDRVPLPYGHAPSMIPMRRQSIRCHFRKGIDWCSWKLIAIVVITLSLCLTAALAYVATSNIVTWSYQGTRACTVLIGDNTDAKSPTSESNKTSTSTASTSSQSASGRTRQQTSAGGNINPWASMLDRSVYSRKRRDVIFNRHATVLPHDTSSITKSQNFLREAEESMIQKSWSTPNTLHENNQGKVVVFMHDTTVHTKVANPSEKSDDAVSFPEDTREMSERMKESSTSPLGTMPLVGPVSDPSIIAANYSHYDTTTTSIELVSGSPVSETSSDPYHSIRYSSSSSEKSYSGESLETKEFTTEPSSSHTTNRRKYYTNTLMSSIESKKDFPGVPPIMDEIPYDEGVSMNIENRNMIDDSIVPAMLETSTVELTGNVDSSIGSNAILPDTVATPGNRSSKVNSFSTDMRNDLEEYVGIESSSSASLELSTTIDIEKENESRETSSIRANDFNWNETTSTTEKRNEITRIDRRTDELWNSSMRADKTSMKIENETANESQDREPPDSSSVVKETRELSREDSSAESVEDPAGPIKTSEKSEELQRDYPIPIYSYGQDEVEIVKLNHGTNSGTTTKTRTVYKPIDNPDKRPDILNNEVKTLNKNHRLDQRKDDLRVVMREGSDEEFLRKFEEQFYKEESSERDEPVIKKPVQSNFDRLEKKEDENGHEKSHDSSNDAFNGDTKLPIVQHVQIIEVPVERDHRSSSSSSSSSSTSTSTSSTHRVLVNVTIANGDSSSGASRPLYVLSVSVPMEIEPDDHSPNAHQIKTSSSSQRDGKITENVVNYVEPIDVVRLPPPPQPPASPPPPIWGGGECECSCPCMDSSSDEWDNFSAIDDTNIIFEQDFDQHEPPDNSSSFQVPSITNIQVKTDQLDRKPEWKENSTSHLEDLIKDDTTLTLEDYYTEEDNVSTTESSSTFEPETTTNDIISCSATTSLPPEPIILILEGARTFPARSFPPDGTTFAQVGLGQKLSKEIQPYSYWNMQFYQSEAAYVRFDYNIPRGASIGVYARRNALPTHTQYDLLEVLSGFKARTTRASHVSVIPSIKKEVTHYMEPGHWFLSLYNDDGDPQEVSFIAVIAEDMTHNCPNGCSGKGECLLGHCQCNPGFGGEDCSESVCPVLCSQRGEYINGECQCNPGWKGKECSLRHDECEVPDCNGHGHCTNGKCNCVRGYKGKFCEEVDCPHPTCSGHGFCAEGTCICKKGWKGADCSQMDKEALQCLPDCSGHGNFDLETQTCLCEPMWSGDDCSKELCDLDCGPHGHCVDNACDCLPGWSGELCNLKQCDPRCNEHGQCKNGTCLCVTGWNGIHCTMEACPNACSSHGQCRVSFYGQWECRCYEGWDGKDCSVPLEQNCNDGRDNDKDGLIDCADPECCSNHICRSSQLCVSAPQPIDILLRKQPPAVTASFFERMKFLIDEGSLQNYARQETFNESMFWNHFNTSRSAVIRGRVVTHLGTGLMGVRVSTSTPLEGFTLTRDDGWFDLLVNGGGAVTLQFGRSPFKPQSHIVFVPWNEVVIIDKIVMSTAEEKAPVHVPHACAAHDYDLMKPLVLATWKQGFQGACPDKSAILAEYQAIQESLQIPGTGLNLVYHSSRVGGYLSTIQVQLTPETIPPTLSLVHLRISIEGILYERTFEADPVIKFTYAWNRLNVYRQRVYGVTTAMVKVGYEYNDCKDIIWDVQTTKLSGYDMAISDVGGWNLDIHHRYNFHEGILQKGDGSNIYLKHKPRVILTSMGDGHQRPLDCYDCDGQASKQRLLAPVALATAPDGSIFVGDFNLVRKILVDGTVRTIVRLNATRVSYRYHIAISPLDGSLYISDPESHQILRVRDTNDYTDPDHNWETVVGSGERCLPGDEAHCGDGALARDAKLAYPKGVAVSIDNVLYFADGTNIRMVDRDGIITTVIGNHMHKAQWKPIPCEGTLNVEEVHLRWPTELAINPLDNSLHMVDDHMVLQLAPDGRVKVVAGRPLHCASPLSSFDTELATHATLVMPQSIAFGPSGNLYIAESDSQRINRVRVIGTDGKISPYAGAESKCNCLERGCDCFEADHYLASTAKFNTISSVAVSPDGVVHIGDQANYRIRSVMASIPDASDAREYEIYSPDTQEIYVFNRFGQHIATKNILTGETVYLFTYNVNSSNGKLSTVTDAAGNKVFLLRDYSNQVTSIENTKGQKCRLRMTRMWMLHEFSTPDNYNVTFNYHGPTGLLANKLDSTGRGYVYDYDEFGRLTSVVTPTGKMISLTFDLSLKGAIVKIGQNNRKPVSMLIKGSSVVTKVGEAEQRTTVLPDGSVGMVTPWAHTVSTDTMPYSILAEIEPLLGESYPVLAKQRTEIAGDLANRFEWRYFLRKVQGNKNRGNSKAVAQVGRKLRVNGEILLSLEYDRETNTVAVFMDDRVELLNITYDRTARPLKWGPRNGIFAGVELEYDRFSRLTSWTWGDISETYGFDRAGRLYEIKYSDGTSMIYAFKDMFSSLPLKVTTPRGSDYLLQYDEAGALQSLTTPRGHIHAFSLQTSLGFYKYQYYSPMNRHPYEILYNDDGQILAKVYPHQSGKVAYVYDHTGKLETTLAGLSSIHYTYQETTSLVRSIDINEPNFEMRIEYKYHAGIVKDEKIKFGSKSGMDNAHYRYQYDGNARISGIEVDINGKQLPQLRLKYNQNLGVLEGVGDLRIYRNVFNRSVMQDSSKQFFTVTDYDEHGRVKTVLMNIRSLDVFRMELEYDNRNRIKMRKLMIGKESMEKKEWSRMDKITYNADSHVLEVADTDNNWQYAYDENGNIVGVTEHSEKIVLGYDSGDRVVQYGDVEFNSYDGRGFVVIRGEHKYRYNSRGQLIHASEHKKFQIWYFYDDRGRLVSWNDDRENITQFFYANPKTPDLITHVHFPKSSKTFRFLYDQRDFLMTVETSEQRFYVATDQNGSPLALFDTNGNLIKEMRRTPFGKIIKDTNPDFYLPIDFHGGLFDPNTKLIYLNKRLYDPTVGQWMTPAWEQMANELTTPTDIFIYRFRNNDPINFKQNVEYMTDLASWLKLYGYDISSMLGSEYTKQMVYQPSATITSPQLTPDFGVMSGLQCIVNRVHEKFSDLGFVPKPLLKLEPKTRNLLPRVAHRRAVFGEGILVSRVGGRALVSVVDGVNTVVQDVVTSVFNNSYFLPLHFSVHDQDVFYFVKDNALKIRDDMEELQRLGGMFNVSTHETTEHGAGTWKELRLHNPDAAVVIKYGADPEQERHRILKHAHKRAVERAWEIEKQLVMAGFQGRGDWSKEEKDELLNRGTVDGYEGVDIHSVHRYPQLADDPGNVAFTRDTKRKRRKSGNRRSRSHRHDS; this comes from the exons ATGAGCCGTCTTAACGGAAGACTGCCAGGAAGTCACGCAGCAAGCGATCACGAACGCGATCCCGATCTCGAACCATCCTGTCTCGTACGCACCCCATCCGGTAACTTCTACAATATACCAA agATACCGAAGAATGAATACAACAATAAGAATCAATCGACAGGGAATAGTCCAATAAAAGTCGAGCTGCAAAACAACATGGACAG AGTACCTTTACCTTACGGTCACGCCCCATCGATGATCCCGATGAGGAGACAAAGCATTCGCTGCCATTTCCGCAAAGGAATCGATTGGTGCAGCTGGAAACTAATTGCCATAGTTGTAATTACGCTCTCCCTTTGCTTAACGGCAGCGCTCGCCTATGTCGCAA cTTCGAACATAGTAACCTGGTCTTATCAAGGTACAAGAGCGTGCACAGTGTTAATCGGTGACAACACAGACGCAAAATCACCGACGAGCGAGTCGAACAAAACGTCCACGTCGACGGCATCGACGTCATCACAATCGGCCAGTGGTAGAACGCGACAGCAAACATCGGCAGGAGGTAATATCAATCCCTGGGCTAGCATGCTAGATCGTTCTGTGTATTCTCGTAAACGTAGAGACGTCATATTTAACCGGCATGCAACTGTATTACCGCACGACACTTCCTCGATCACCAAATCCCAAAATTTCCTACGAGAAGCCGAGGAATCCATGATCCAAAAATCATGGAGCACGCCGAATACATTGCATGAGAATAATCAGGGTAAGGTTGTTGTATTTATGCATGACACGACGGTGCATACGAAAGTAGCTAATCCAAGTGAAAAATCCGACGATGCGGTTTCGTTTCCCGAGGACACCAGGGAAATGAGTGAAAGAATGAAGGAGTCAAGTACTTCTCCCTTGGGAACCATGCCGCTAGTCGGACCCGTCTCTGACCCTTCCATTATCGCTGCTAACTACTCGCACTATGATACTACAACTACCTCTATCGAACTCGTTTCTGGGTCTCCGGTCTCTGAGACAAGCTCTGATCCTTATCATTCGATTCGctattcctcttcttcatccgAGAAATCTTATTCCGGAGAATCACTCGAAACAAAGGAGTTTACTACTGAACCATCCAGTTCTCATACAACGAATCGTCGAAAATATTACACGAACACTTTGATGTCTTCCATTGAAAGCAAGAAAGATTTCCCAGGAGTTCCACCGATAATGGATGAAATACCTTACGACGAAGGAGTTTCAATGAACATTGAAAATCGTAATATGATAGATGATAGCATAGTACCGGCAATGTTAGAAACTAGTACTGTAGAACTAACGGGTAACGTAGATTCGAGTATTGGCAGTAATGCTATACTTCCTGACACCGTTGCTACCCCAGGAAATCGATCGTCGAAAGTAAATAGCTTTAGCACGGATATGAGGAACGATCTTGAAGAATACGTCGGTATagaaagtagtagtagtgctTCGCTAGAGTTATCTACTACCATAGATatagagaaggaaaacgagaGCAGAGAAACGTCCTCGATTCGAGCCAACGATTTTAATTGGAACGAGACGACGAGTAcgacggaaaaaagaaatgagatcACTAGGATCGATCGTCGTACCGACGAACTGTGGAATAGTTCGATGCGAGCAGACAAGACGTCTATGAAAATCGAGAACGAGACTGCGAACGAATCTCAAGATCGAGAACCTCCTGACAGTTCCAGCGTTGTAAAGGAGACACGAGAATTGTCTCGAGAGGATTCTTCGGCCGAGTCCGTCGAAGATCCTGCTGGACCGATAAAGACCTCGGAGAAATCTGAAGAACTTCAACGAGATTATCCCATACCGATTTACAGCTACGGACAGGACGAGGTTGAGATTGTGAAATTAAATCACGGGACAAACTCTGGTACTACGACTAAGACGAGAACGGTGTACAAACCGATCGATAATCCTGATAAGAGACCCGACATACTTAACAACGAAGTAAAAACTCTTAACAAGAATCATCGATTGGATCAACGGAAGGACGATCTCCGAGTGGTAATGCGCGAAGGTAGCGACGAGgaatttttacgaaaatttgAGGAACAGTTTTATAAAGAAGAATCTTCCGAAAGGGACGAGCCGGTAATAAAGAAACCTGTTCAAAgcaatttcgatcgattggagaaaaaggaagacgaGAACGGCCATGAAAAATCGCATGATTCGTCGAACGATGCTTTCAATGGGGATACAAAGCTTCCGATAGTTCAGCACGTGCAGATCATCGAAGTACCGGTCGAACGCGATCAccgatcatcgtcgtcatcgtcgtcatcgtcatcaacATCAACATCAACATCATCGACTCATCGAGTGCTCGTAAACGTGACGATCGCGAACGGAGACTCATCATCCGGTGCTTCTCGGCCTCTCTACGTGCTTTCGGTCTCCGTACCAATGGAAATCGAGCCCGACGATCATTCACCGAATGCTCACCAAATAAAAACATCATCCTCTTCTCAACGCGATGGGAAAATAACCGAGAATGTCGTGAACTACGTCGAACCGATCGACGTGGTTCGTCTTCCACCCCCGCCTCAACCACCCGCTTCACCCCCACCCCCAATTTGGGGCGGTGGCGAATGCGAATGCTCTTGTCCGTGCATGGATTCATCCTCTGACGAATGGGACAATTTTTCAGCGATCGATGATACTAATATCATCTTCGAGCAGGATTTCGATCAACACGAACCTCCCGACAACTCCAGTTCCTTCCAAGTTCCATCGATTACGAATATCCAAGTCAAAACCGATCAATTGGATAGAAAACcagaatggaaagaaaattctacgaGTCATTTGGAGGATTTGATAAAGGACGATACGACGCTAACCTTGGAAGATTATTATACCGAGGAGGACAACGTATCAACGACCGAGTCCTCCTCGACTTTCGAACCTGAAACGACTACCAACGATATTATATCGTGTTCTGCAACCACTTCACTACCCCCAGAGCCTATTATATTGATTCTCGAAG GTGCACGAACCTTTCCTGCTAGATCGTTCCCACCCGATGGTACGACCTTCGCTCAGGTTGGCCTTGGACAAAAACTCAGCAAAGAGATTCAACCTTATAGCTACTGGAATATGCAATTCTATCAATCGGAGGCCGCCTACGTTCGTTTTGATTACAACATCCCACGTGGTGCTAGCATCGGTGTATACGCAAGAAGAAACGCATTACCAACACACACGCAATACGACCTCCTGGAAGTGCTAAGTGGATTCAAAGCTCGGACCACCAGGGCATCCCATGTTAGTGTTATT CCGtctataaagaaagaagtgaCTCACTATATGGAACCCGGTCATTGGTTTCTTTCACTTTACAACGACGATGGCGATCCTCAAGAAGTTTCATTCATCGCGGTTATAGCTGAGGACATGACGCATAATTGTCCGAATGGTTGCAGTGGAAAGGGAGAATGTCTTCTTGGTCATTGTCAATGTAATCCTGGTTTTGGTGGTGAAGATTGCAGCGAAAGCGTATGTCCTGTTCTTTGTAGTCAACGAg GTGAATATATTAATGGCGAGTGTCAGTGTAATCCAGGTTGGAAGGGCAAAGAATGTTCCCTTAGGCATGACGAGTGCGAGGTACCAGATTGCAACGGTCACGGGCATTGCACCAACGGAAAATGCAATTGCGTTCGCGGTTACAAAGGGAAGTTCTGCGAGGAGGTGGATTGTCCACATCCGACGTGCTCGGGTCACGGTTTCTGCGCAGAGGGAACGTGTATTTGTAAGAAGGGATGGAAGGGCGCAGATTGTAGCCAGATGGATAAGGAAGCGTTGCAGTGTTTACCAGATTGCAGCGGTCATGGAAACTTCGATCTCGAAACTCAAACTTGTTTATGCGAGCCTATGTGGTCCGGTGACGATTGCTCGAAAG AACTATGTGATTTGGATTGCGGACCACATGGTCATTGCGTGGACAACGCTTGCGATTGTTTACCCGGTTGGTCCGGAGAACTTTGTAATTTGAAACAATGCGATCCACGATGCAACGAACACGGACAGTGCAAGAATGGTACGTGCTTGTGCGTCACCGGTTGGAACGGTATACATTGTACGATGGAAGCGTGTCCAAATGCCTGTTCAAGTCATGGACAGTGCAGAGTCAGCTTTTATGGTCAATGGGAGTGCCGTTGTTACGAAGGCTGGGATGGCAAGGATTGCAGTGTCCCTCTTGAACAAAATTGTAACGACGGACGAGACAATGACAAAG ACGGTCTCATCGATTGTGCCGATCCCGAGTGCTGCTCGAACCATATATGTCGAAGTAGTCAGCTTTGCGTGTCGGCACCGCAACCGATCGATATACTTCTACGAAAGCAACCACCGGCAGTAACTGCATCCTTCTTCGAAAGGATGAAATTTCTAATAGACGAGGGCAGTCTGCAGAACTACGCTCGTCAGGAGACTTTCAACGAGAG TATGTTCTGGAATCACTTCAACACAAG TCGGTCCGCCGTAATACGTGGTCGAGTTGTCACGCACCTTGGTACCGGACTAATGGGAGTACGTGTTAGCACGAGTACACCTTTAGAAGGCTTTACCCTGACAAGAGACGACGGTTGGTTCGATCTACTGGTGAACGGAGGTGGTGCAGTGACCTTGCAGTTTGGCAGGTCACCTTTCAAGCCGCAGAGTCACATCGTCTTCGTCCCATGGAATGAG GTCGTGATAATCGACAAAATAGTAATGAGCACGGCTGAGGAGAAAGCACCGGTTCACGTGCCACACGCTTGCGCAGCCCACGACTACGACTTGATGAAACCTCTTGTCCTGGCAACGTGGAAACAGGGCTTTCAAGGTGCCTGTCCTGATAAAAGCGCCATTTTGGCGGAATACCAGGCCATTCAGGAGAGTTTGCAAATACCTGGAACGGGTTTGAATCTTGTGTATCATAGTTCGAGAGTTGGAGGTTATTTGTCGACGATACAAGTGCAATTGACGCCGGAAACGATACCACCCACGCTCAGTCTAGTCCATCTAAGGATTTCGATCGAAGGAATACTTTACGAGAGGACGTTCGAAGCTGATCCGGTGATCAAGTTCACGTACGCTTGGAATCGATTGAACGTTTATCGCCAACGCGTTTACGGCGTTACGACAGCGATGGTTAAGGTTGGTTACGAGTATAACGATTGCAAAGACATCATCTGGGATGTTCAAACCACTAAACTCAGCGGCTACGACATGGCAATCTCTGACGTTGGCGGTTGGAATCTCGATATTCATCATAGATATAACTTCCACGAAGGTATTTTACAAAAGGGAGATGGTtccaatatatatttgaagcACAAGCCTAGAGTCATTCTTACATCGATGGGTGACGGTCATCAGCGACCTTTAGATTGTTACGATTGCGATGGACAAGCATCGAAGCAACGTTTACTCGCACCAGTTGCTCTTGCCACCGCACCAGACGGATCCATTTTCGTTGGTGACTTTAATTTGGTTAGGAAGATCCTGGTAGATGGAACTGTCAGGACCATTGTTCGACTAAA TGCTACCAGAGTGTCCTATCGATATCACATCGCTATAAGTCCGCTCGACGGTTCCCTTTACATTTCGGATCCAGAATCTCATCAAATTCTTCGTGTACGCGATACGAACGACTACACCGATCCTGATCACAATTGGGAAACCGTAGTTGGATCTGGAGAGCGTTGTCTTCCAGGTGACGAAGCACATTGCGGAGATGGTGCATTGGCAAGAGACGCGAAGTTGGCTTATCCGAAAGGAGTCGCTGTCTCGATAGACAACGTCCTCTATTTTGCCGATGGTACAAATATCAGAATGGTAGACAGAGATGGAATCATCACGACAGTAATCGGTAATCACATGCACAAAGCCCAATGGAAACCGATTCCTTGCGAAGGTACATTAAACGTCGAGGAGGTTCATCTTCGTTGGCCAACGGAATTAGCTATCAATCCACTCGATAATTCTTTACACATGGTCGATGATCACATGGTACTTCAACTGGCACCAGATGGTCGTGTGAAAGTCGTAGCAGGTCGTCCGTTACATTGTGCCTCGCCATTGTCATCCTTCGACACCGAGCTAGCCACTCATGCTACTTTGGTGATGCCTCAAAGTATTGCCTTTGGCCCATCGGGAAATCTATACATCGCTGAGAGCGATTCCCAGCGAATAAATCGCGTGAGAGTTATCGGCACGGATGGTAAAATCTCGCCTTACGCCGGTGCCGAATCCAAATGCAATTGCCTCGAACGTGGCTGCGATTGTTTCGAAGCTGATCATTATTTAGCGTCCACTGCGAAATTCAATACGATATCGTCCGTTGCGGTTTCACCTGACGGTGTCGTACACATCGGCGATCAAGCCAATTATAGAATACGCTCTGTCATGGCAAGTATACCAGATGCGAGTGACGCCAGAGAATACGAGATTTATTCGCCAGATACGCAAGAGATTTACGTCTTCAATAGATTCGGTCAGCACATAgctacgaaaaatattttaacgggTGAAACGGTCTATCTTTTCACTTACAACGTCAATAGCAGTAACGGCAAGCTCAGCACTGTCACGGATGCGGCTGGCAATAAAGTCTTCCTCTTACGTGACTATAGTAATCAAGTAACTTCCATTGAGAATACCAAAGGGCAAAAGTGTAGACTCCGAATGACTAGAATGTGGATGTTGCACGAATTCAGTACACCGGATAATTACAACGTGACGTTCAATTATCACGGGCCAACTGGACTCCTAGCTAACAAGTTGGACAGCACGGGACGTGGTTACGTCTACGATTACGACGAGTTTGGTAGATTAACAAGCGTTGTTACTCCTACCGGTAAAATGATCAGTCTGACGTTTGATCTCAGCTTGAAAGGAGCCATCGTTAAAATTGGACAAAATAACAGAAAGCCCGTTTCTATGCTGATCAAAGGTTCCTCGGTTGTAACGAAGGTTGGCGAGGCCGAACAAAGAACGACAGTTCTTCCTGATGGTTCCGTCGGTATGGTTACACCTTGGGCTCATACAGTTAGCACGGACACGATGCCTTATTCGATCCTCGCTGAAATAGAACCACTTCTTGGCGAAAGTTATCCAGTACTTGCGAAACAAAGAACCGAAATCGCAGGCGATTTGGCCAATAGGTTCGAATGGCGTTACTTCCTTAGGAAGGTCCAAGGAAACAAAAACCGTGGCAATTCGAAAGCAGTAGCACAAGTTGGCCGCAAACTTCGAGTTAACGGTGAGATCTTGTTATCTTTAGAATACGACAGAGAGACGAACACCGTGGCCGTTTTCATGGATGATCGAGTAGAGCTATTAAACATAACGTACGACAGAACTGCAAGACCATTGAAATGGGGCCCCAGAAATGGGATATTTGCTGGCGTTGAACTCGAATACGATCGATTTAGCAGGCTAACTAGTTGGACCTGGGGAGACATAAGTGAGACTTATGGTTTCGACAGAGCTGGCCGATTATACGAAATTAAGTACAGCGATGGAACGTCTATGATCTATGCCTTCAAAGATATGTTCAGTAGTTTGCCATTGAAGGTTACTACTCCACGTGGAAGTGATTACTTGTTACAATACGATGAGGCTGGTGCTCTACAATCTCTTACAACACCTCGAGGACATATTCATGCGTTCTCTCTTCAAACATCTCTCGGATTCTACAAGTATCAATATTATTCTCCTATGAATCGACATCCCTATGAAATTCTATACAACGACGATGGACAGATACTTGCTAAGGTTTATCCACATCAGAGCGGTAAAGTCGCATACGTTTACGATCACACCGGAAAATTGGAAACCACTTTGGCAG GCTTGTCTTCTATACATTACACGTATCAAGAAACGACCAGCCTGGTTCGTAGCATCGACATCAACGAGCCAAACTTCGAAATGCGTATCGAGTACAAATATCACGCGGGAATTGTCAAAGACGAGAAGATCAAATTCGGAAGTAAGAGTGGTATGGACAACGCGCATTATCGATACCAATACGACGGAAATGCACGGATATCTGGTATCGAGGTCGACATCAACGGAAAACAACTTCCGCAATTACGATTGAAGTACAATCAGAACCTTGGTGTATTGGAGGGTGTCGGTGACCTCAGAATCTATAGAAACGTGTTCAATAGATCGGTCATGCAAGATAGTAGCAAGCAGTTTTTCACTGTCACTGATTATGATGAACATGGTCGTGTTAAGACCGTTCTGATGAACATTCGTTCTTTGGACGTATTCAGAATGGAATTGGAATATGATAATAGAAATCGTATCAAGATGAGAAAACTGATGATCGGTAAGGAGTCCATGGAAAAGAAGGAATGGTCTAGAATGGATAAGATCACGTATAACGCTGATAGTCACGTACTCGAGGTAGCAGATACGGATAATAACTGGCAATACGCATACGATGAGAACGGCAATATAGTTGGTGTAACCGAACATAGcgaaaagattgtattaggtTATGATAGCGGAGATCGAGTGGTTCAATATGGCGACGTAGAATTTAATTCTTACGATGGCCGAGGATTCGTGGTTATTCGAGGAGAGCACAAATATAG GTACAACTCTAGGGGACAACTTATTCACGCATCGGAACACAAGAAGTTCCAGATCTGGTACTTTTACGATGATCGTGGAAGATTGGTATCTTGGAACGACGACCGAGAGAATATTACTCAATTCTTCTACGCTAATCCAAAGACCCCGGATTTGATAACGCACGTACACTTCCCAAAATCGTCTAAAACATTCCGATTCCTCTACGATCAACGTGACTTCTTAATGACGGTCGAAACCTCCGAACAAAGGTTTTACGTGGCAACCGATCAGAACGGTTCACCGTTGGCTCTTTTCGATACCAATGGAAATCTTATCAAAGAAATGCGTCGTACACCTTTCGGTAAAATCATCAAAGACACCAACCCTGACTTTTACTTGCCCATCGATTTTCATGGAGGTCTGTTCGATCCAAACACGAAATTGATTTATCTAAACAAGAGACTGTACGATCCAACCGTCGGACAATGGATGACACCTGCCTGGGAACAAATGGCGAACGAGCTAACAACGCCAACGGACATCTTCATTTATCGTTTCCGTAACAACGATCCGATCAATTTCAAACAGAACGTCGAATACATGACGGACTTG